The proteins below are encoded in one region of Halocatena salina:
- a CDS encoding aldehyde dehydrogenase family protein — MVETRENYIDGEWVSTETDETIDVTNPADPSEVVTQYQRSSAADAATAVEAAADAKSEWAATPGPERGSILRTAGALLEERKSELTDLLIAEEGKARPEAAGEVQRAIDIFYYFATKAADLGGTVKGASAPSTNLYIRKEPVGVAALITPWNYPIAIPAWKLAPALAAGNSVVIKPASLAPGVVIEMAAALEEAGLPDGVLNVVTGPGSEVGNEFIENEDTDVVSFTGSSQVGQMVYDQATDAGKRIQTELGGKNPTVVSASADPAEAADIVASGGFGTTGQSCTACSRAIVHEDVYDDFVSELVDRAETIDIGPGADHEMGPQVSADERDSTLEYVDVAQNEGATLATGGGVPEDLGDGYFVEPTVFTDVEHDMRIAQEEVFGPVVAVLQVKDFEEGLEVANGVEYGLSASIVTDDHTEANRFVEEAEAGVVKVNEKTTGLELHVPFGGFKRSSSETWREQGDAGLDFYTIEKTVYDNY, encoded by the coding sequence ATGGTGGAGACACGAGAGAATTATATCGACGGCGAGTGGGTTTCGACCGAAACAGACGAGACGATCGACGTAACGAATCCTGCAGATCCGAGTGAGGTCGTCACACAGTATCAACGATCCAGCGCGGCCGACGCGGCGACAGCAGTCGAGGCCGCAGCCGATGCGAAATCGGAGTGGGCAGCCACTCCCGGTCCCGAGCGCGGGAGCATCCTTCGGACGGCTGGAGCGCTCCTCGAAGAGCGCAAATCAGAGCTAACTGATCTCCTGATCGCCGAGGAAGGGAAAGCCCGCCCGGAAGCCGCCGGTGAGGTCCAGCGCGCGATCGACATTTTCTATTACTTCGCAACCAAGGCAGCTGATCTCGGCGGAACGGTGAAGGGTGCGAGCGCCCCCAGTACGAATCTCTACATCCGGAAGGAACCGGTCGGTGTCGCCGCGCTCATCACACCGTGGAACTATCCGATCGCTATCCCAGCGTGGAAGCTTGCGCCCGCGCTCGCTGCGGGTAACAGTGTCGTCATCAAGCCTGCATCACTCGCTCCCGGCGTCGTCATCGAAATGGCGGCAGCACTCGAAGAAGCGGGACTCCCCGACGGTGTGCTCAACGTAGTGACTGGTCCCGGAAGCGAGGTCGGCAACGAGTTCATCGAGAACGAGGACACCGATGTCGTCTCGTTCACCGGCAGCAGTCAGGTCGGTCAGATGGTGTACGACCAAGCGACCGACGCCGGAAAACGCATCCAGACTGAATTAGGCGGGAAAAACCCGACGGTAGTCTCCGCGTCGGCCGACCCAGCAGAGGCCGCCGATATCGTCGCTTCGGGTGGATTCGGAACCACAGGACAGTCCTGTACGGCGTGTTCCCGTGCCATCGTCCACGAAGACGTGTACGACGACTTCGTTTCGGAGCTGGTCGATCGGGCGGAGACCATCGACATCGGTCCCGGCGCTGACCACGAGATGGGTCCACAGGTGAGCGCCGACGAACGGGATTCGACCCTCGAATACGTCGATGTCGCCCAAAACGAAGGAGCGACACTTGCCACAGGTGGCGGCGTTCCGGAGGATCTCGGTGACGGGTATTTCGTAGAGCCGACCGTCTTCACCGACGTCGAACACGACATGCGTATCGCCCAAGAGGAAGTGTTCGGTCCCGTCGTCGCCGTGTTGCAGGTCAAGGACTTCGAAGAAGGGCTCGAAGTAGCTAACGGCGTCGAGTACGGGCTCTCTGCCAGCATCGTCACCGACGATCATACGGAAGCCAACCGGTTCGTCGAGGAGGCAGAAGCGGGCGTCGTGAAGGTCAACGAGAAAACCACTGGTCTCGAACTCCACGTGCCGTTCGGTGGGTTCAAACGTTCGTCCTCGGAAACGTGGCGCGAACAAGGCGACGCCGGATTGGATTTCTACACCATCGAAAAGACCGTCTACGACAACTACTGA
- a CDS encoding ABC transporter ATP-binding protein, protein MSTDSAYGNQTASDEGSDDPILEINDTSVTYDDGETYVLNDVTVTIDRHEVLGIVGESGSGKSMFASALLDAVPDPGVLSGQIRYHRDDGSTVDVLELSDEELRQFRWEEVSMVFQGAMSSFNPTMKIGTHFTETLRTHDKNVSEGMDFARGLLENLYLEPDRVLDSYPHELSGGMQQRALIALSMVLNPEVLVMDEPTAALDLLMQRSILQLLDDLQATYDLTIVFITHDLPLVASLADRMAIIYAFQFAEIGPRDDIIGDSAHPYTRALLNATPNIDAPLVEMQPIDGEGPAPVSVPSGCRFHPRCDLATEKCRTEDPPLDVLDEFGTDHRTACHHWTEAREEISLNVGTTSDWYDAGQTNAASDRTPERRDTRADEPPLLSLTDVDVHFTKEQGLLERFSSDPDTVRAVDDVSLDIQEQDLVCLLGESGCGKTTLGKTMIGLQRPTGGSIEYRGQDIWTADTSDSTISSDEIRSALQIIHQDPGSALNPNRRIADILSEPLRHTHPNADMNERRSRIYSLLERVGMTPPEDFIDRYPHQLSGGEKQRVALARALLMNPNAILADEAISAVDVSLRIEIMDLMLELQSEFDTSFLFISHDLSNARYFAEHGDGRIAVMYLGEIVEIGSAERLIHDPRHPYTEVLRWATPNLDLDAMEADDPPIRKIDVPDPVDPPSGCRFHTRCPVAREACRNEHPELQEIDGGDGRAACFREHPDHEYWDSEPLEGAHRRNDPS, encoded by the coding sequence ATGTCTACTGACAGTGCATACGGAAATCAGACGGCATCAGACGAGGGCAGCGACGATCCGATCCTCGAAATCAACGATACGAGCGTCACCTACGACGATGGGGAGACGTACGTTCTCAACGACGTTACCGTCACCATCGACCGACACGAGGTCCTCGGCATCGTCGGCGAAAGCGGGAGCGGAAAATCGATGTTTGCCTCCGCGTTGCTCGATGCCGTGCCCGATCCGGGAGTGCTCAGCGGACAGATCCGCTATCACCGGGACGACGGATCGACCGTCGACGTGTTGGAATTGAGCGACGAGGAGCTTCGTCAGTTCCGTTGGGAAGAGGTGTCGATGGTGTTTCAGGGCGCGATGAGTTCGTTCAACCCGACGATGAAGATCGGGACCCATTTCACGGAGACACTCCGAACCCACGATAAGAACGTCTCCGAAGGGATGGACTTCGCGCGAGGGCTGCTCGAAAACCTCTATCTCGAACCGGATCGGGTGCTCGATTCGTACCCACACGAGCTGTCGGGCGGGATGCAACAGCGCGCCTTGATCGCCCTGAGCATGGTGTTGAACCCCGAGGTGCTCGTGATGGACGAACCGACGGCCGCGCTCGATCTGTTGATGCAGCGGTCGATCCTCCAACTCCTCGACGACCTCCAAGCGACGTACGATCTGACGATCGTCTTCATCACCCACGATCTCCCGCTGGTCGCGTCGCTCGCCGATCGGATGGCAATCATCTACGCGTTCCAGTTCGCCGAAATCGGTCCACGTGACGATATCATCGGCGACTCAGCCCATCCCTACACGCGGGCGCTGTTGAACGCAACGCCGAACATCGACGCGCCACTGGTGGAGATGCAACCCATCGATGGCGAAGGTCCTGCTCCAGTGAGCGTCCCGTCGGGCTGTCGGTTCCATCCTCGGTGTGACCTTGCAACGGAGAAATGCCGAACCGAGGACCCACCACTCGACGTTCTCGATGAGTTCGGTACCGACCACCGAACGGCATGTCACCACTGGACGGAGGCCCGCGAGGAGATTTCCCTCAACGTCGGAACGACGAGCGATTGGTACGATGCAGGCCAAACGAACGCGGCATCAGACCGGACGCCCGAACGACGGGATACGAGGGCAGATGAGCCACCGCTCCTGTCGCTCACGGACGTCGATGTCCACTTCACGAAAGAGCAGGGACTGCTCGAACGGTTCAGCAGCGATCCCGACACCGTACGAGCAGTCGATGACGTTTCGCTCGACATCCAAGAACAGGACCTCGTCTGTCTCCTCGGCGAAAGCGGCTGTGGCAAAACGACGTTGGGTAAGACGATGATCGGATTGCAACGTCCGACCGGCGGCTCGATCGAATACCGAGGACAGGACATCTGGACGGCGGACACCAGCGACAGCACCATCTCATCCGACGAGATCCGGTCGGCACTCCAGATCATTCACCAGGATCCGGGCAGCGCGCTCAACCCCAACCGGCGTATCGCCGACATCCTTTCGGAACCGCTCCGACACACTCATCCAAACGCCGACATGAACGAGCGACGGAGCCGGATCTACTCGTTGCTCGAACGGGTCGGCATGACGCCGCCGGAGGATTTCATCGACCGGTATCCACATCAGCTGTCCGGCGGCGAAAAACAACGTGTCGCCCTCGCTCGGGCGTTGTTGATGAATCCGAACGCGATCCTCGCCGACGAGGCGATCAGTGCGGTCGATGTCTCGTTGCGCATCGAGATCATGGATCTGATGCTCGAACTACAGTCGGAGTTCGACACCTCATTTCTGTTCATCTCACACGATCTCTCGAACGCACGGTATTTCGCCGAGCACGGCGACGGACGGATCGCCGTGATGTACCTCGGTGAGATCGTCGAGATCGGCTCGGCCGAGCGACTCATTCACGATCCGCGCCATCCCTACACGGAAGTGCTCCGGTGGGCGACGCCGAATTTGGATCTCGATGCCATGGAAGCCGACGATCCGCCCATCAGGAAGATCGATGTGCCGGATCCGGTCGATCCGCCCTCGGGCTGTCGGTTCCACACCCGCTGTCCCGTCGCCCGAGAGGCGTGTCGCAACGAACATCCGGAGCTACAGGAAATCGACGGCGGAGACGGAAGGGCCGCGTGCTTCCGTGAACATCCCGACCACGAGTACTGGGACAGCGAACCCTTGGAGGGTGCCCACCGGCGGAACGATCCGAGCTGA
- a CDS encoding PadR family transcriptional regulator yields the protein MYDLTGFQRDLLYVIAGSDDPHGLAIKDELEKYYEKEIHHGRLYPNLDTLVGKGLIEKGHRDRRTNYYTVTRRGQREIDARTDWQAQYVDPVA from the coding sequence ATGTATGACTTGACTGGTTTCCAACGAGACCTGTTGTACGTTATTGCAGGCAGCGACGACCCACACGGACTGGCGATCAAAGACGAACTCGAAAAGTATTATGAGAAGGAAATCCACCACGGCCGATTATATCCAAATCTCGATACGTTAGTGGGAAAAGGGTTGATCGAGAAGGGCCACCGCGATCGACGGACGAACTACTACACGGTTACGCGTCGAGGCCAGCGCGAGATCGACGCACGTACTGACTGGCAAGCGCAGTACGTCGATCCCGTGGCCTGA
- a CDS encoding DUF7557 family protein: MPDVTLDNETIEQLDSLRVEDESYDEIITELISIYQATELTLFKAGDEI; encoded by the coding sequence ATGCCAGACGTCACACTCGATAACGAGACGATCGAACAGCTCGATTCGCTTCGGGTCGAAGACGAAAGCTACGACGAGATCATCACCGAACTCATCAGTATCTACCAGGCGACTGAGCTGACTCTTTTTAAAGCGGGTGATGAAATCTGA
- the pstB gene encoding phosphate ABC transporter ATP-binding protein PstB produces the protein MSEHEPTQARASTADAEATVGGDEQSIGTRTIIEARNVSVYYDGEQALQTVDLEIPRRQVTAIIGPSGCGKSTFLRCINRMNDLVDAATIEGELRFDGTNIYDPDVDPVALRRRVGMVFQHPNPFPKSIYDNVAYGLRIHGRTDNLDERVERALKRAALFEEVSDQLEKSALALSGGQQQRLCIARCLAVDPEIILMDEPASALDPVATSKIEDLIDSLAQEYTVIIVTHNMQQAARISDQTAVFLTGGELAEYDDTDTIFEDPDSQRVEDYITGKFG, from the coding sequence ATGAGTGAACACGAACCCACCCAAGCACGAGCATCGACCGCCGACGCTGAAGCCACAGTTGGCGGAGATGAGCAGTCGATCGGAACGCGCACGATCATCGAAGCTCGAAACGTAAGCGTGTACTACGATGGGGAGCAAGCGCTCCAAACGGTTGATCTGGAGATTCCCCGGCGACAGGTGACGGCAATCATCGGCCCGTCGGGCTGTGGAAAATCGACGTTCCTCCGGTGTATCAATCGGATGAACGATCTCGTCGATGCTGCGACCATCGAGGGAGAGCTTCGATTCGATGGTACGAACATCTACGATCCCGATGTCGATCCAGTCGCGTTGCGTCGCCGAGTCGGGATGGTGTTCCAGCATCCGAACCCGTTTCCAAAGAGTATCTACGACAACGTCGCTTACGGACTCAGGATTCACGGACGCACCGACAACCTAGACGAGCGAGTCGAACGGGCACTCAAGCGAGCAGCACTCTTCGAAGAAGTGAGCGATCAACTCGAGAAGAGCGCGCTTGCCCTTTCGGGCGGCCAACAACAGCGGCTCTGTATCGCTCGCTGTCTCGCGGTCGATCCGGAGATCATCCTGATGGATGAACCGGCGAGCGCACTCGATCCCGTCGCCACGTCGAAGATCGAGGATCTCATCGACTCGTTAGCCCAAGAGTATACGGTGATCATCGTCACCCACAACATGCAACAGGCCGCGCGGATCTCGGACCAGACGGCGGTCTTTCTCACGGGCGGTGAACTGGCCGAGTACGACGACACGGATACGATCTTCGAAGATCCCGACAGCCAGCGGGTTGAGGACTACATCACCGGTAAGTTCGGGTGA
- a CDS encoding polysaccharide deacetylase family protein → MGKESTRRAFLTTVGAAGVVSLAGCSSLPGGGGGNEPADPGGTNNSTSNTTTTTTNGGGGNGGNNAPGQSVVDFSNVQDWQPAAGKLSTTTDDVFQGDQSVVLEPKGENVAKITKTFFSDSGGESALDLSKHDLSLAAKIKKPNLKLQDSRMKIAVNVIAPAESAMVTAIRQFPRELDQWVRFDLGYTDKNGNPKLGNVTKIEIQVGPRQDGKKFKVLVDDLRKVPKANKGKVMLQFDDGFYTTYENAFPMLQERGWPGSAAIIPDAVNGENYVTDQQMREMSKAGWDIIGHYGKALSTINDEGQKQALQQVKQYLKVQGFKQGAKHFVLPNHRLNNAALKNIDEMFETAYLQGGSPNNAKAPSNPSFISRINGESIRGARRIIDMADEFNQLAVLYFHEIGDGDGWLPKADFQKILDHIEKKDVDVITPTQLINNK, encoded by the coding sequence ATGGGAAAAGAATCTACTCGCCGTGCATTTCTCACGACGGTTGGTGCCGCTGGAGTAGTGTCGCTAGCCGGGTGTTCCTCTCTTCCGGGCGGAGGTGGGGGGAACGAACCCGCTGATCCCGGGGGAACTAACAACAGCACCAGCAACACCACCACGACCACCACCAACGGTGGTGGCGGAAACGGTGGAAACAACGCACCGGGGCAATCTGTTGTCGACTTCAGTAACGTTCAGGATTGGCAACCCGCCGCAGGGAAGCTGTCGACCACCACTGACGACGTATTCCAAGGGGACCAATCCGTGGTGCTCGAACCGAAAGGGGAGAACGTCGCCAAGATCACCAAAACGTTCTTCTCCGATTCGGGTGGGGAAAGTGCACTCGATCTGTCCAAACACGATCTCTCGCTGGCAGCGAAGATAAAGAAGCCAAATCTGAAACTCCAAGACAGTCGCATGAAAATCGCGGTGAACGTCATCGCACCGGCTGAGAGCGCCATGGTTACAGCGATTCGTCAGTTCCCCCGTGAGCTCGATCAGTGGGTTCGGTTCGATCTCGGCTACACGGACAAAAACGGGAATCCCAAGCTGGGTAACGTGACGAAGATAGAGATTCAGGTCGGACCACGACAGGACGGCAAGAAGTTCAAGGTGTTGGTCGATGATCTTCGGAAGGTCCCCAAGGCGAACAAGGGGAAAGTAATGCTCCAGTTCGACGACGGATTCTACACCACCTACGAGAACGCCTTCCCGATGTTGCAAGAGCGGGGGTGGCCCGGGTCGGCAGCGATCATTCCGGACGCGGTCAATGGCGAGAACTACGTGACCGATCAGCAGATGCGCGAGATGTCGAAAGCAGGATGGGACATCATCGGTCACTACGGCAAAGCCCTGTCAACTATAAATGACGAGGGGCAAAAACAGGCCCTCCAACAAGTCAAACAGTACCTCAAAGTACAGGGGTTCAAGCAAGGAGCGAAACACTTCGTTCTGCCGAACCATCGCTTGAACAACGCGGCACTCAAAAATATCGACGAAATGTTCGAGACAGCGTACCTTCAGGGAGGAAGTCCAAACAACGCGAAGGCCCCGAGTAACCCGTCGTTCATCTCTCGGATAAACGGGGAGTCCATCCGAGGGGCCCGCCGTATCATCGATATGGCCGATGAGTTCAATCAGCTCGCCGTTCTTTACTTCCACGAGATCGGCGACGGCGATGGGTGGCTTCCGAAAGCGGACTTCCAGAAGATCCTCGATCATATCGAGAAGAAAGACGTCGATGTCATTACACCCACACAACTCATCAATAATAAGTGA
- the phoU gene encoding phosphate signaling complex protein PhoU codes for MTREQYQQSLETLRENVLDMGELVTDRLDSALSSLATGDETLARTVIEGDEEINDTYLALEQQCVELLALQQPVASDLRLISASFKIITDLERIGDLATNLGEYALAVRQDWPSRVAVDDIGRDALSLLDRSLDAYATQSADACQEIATDDDRIDALCQRANETVVRDLITHEADGDGPWAVEELLDEVSRVLLTIRDIERIADHAVNIAARTLYMIENDPRLIY; via the coding sequence GTGACACGGGAACAGTACCAACAATCGCTCGAAACACTCCGGGAGAACGTCCTCGATATGGGCGAACTCGTTACGGATCGTCTCGATTCGGCTCTGTCGAGTCTTGCTACTGGCGATGAAACGCTCGCACGAACGGTCATCGAGGGCGACGAGGAGATCAACGACACGTATCTCGCGTTGGAACAGCAGTGCGTCGAGCTGTTGGCATTGCAACAGCCTGTTGCGAGCGACCTGCGGCTTATCTCGGCGTCATTCAAGATCATCACGGATCTAGAGCGGATCGGAGATCTGGCGACCAACCTCGGGGAGTACGCGTTGGCCGTACGACAGGACTGGCCGTCCCGAGTAGCCGTCGACGACATTGGCCGTGACGCCCTGTCTCTCCTCGATCGAAGTCTGGACGCCTACGCCACCCAGTCCGCCGACGCGTGCCAGGAGATCGCCACGGACGACGATAGGATCGATGCACTTTGTCAACGGGCGAATGAGACTGTCGTGCGCGATCTCATCACGCACGAAGCCGACGGTGATGGTCCGTGGGCAGTCGAGGAGTTACTCGATGAGGTGTCACGCGTGTTATTGACGATCCGTGACATCGAACGGATCGCCGATCACGCAGTGAACATCGCAGCACGCACCCTGTATATGATCGAGAACGATCCCCGCCTCATCTACTGA
- the gfo6 gene encoding D-xylose 1-dehydrogenase Gfo6, which translates to MAIDDYLRSLRDRDWQRLESGTLRLALVGLGWWTREQAIPAIESAAFCETTVAVSDSQEKAADVVAGTDRLETAITYEEFVAGNATDEYDAVYICTPNARHLPYAVAAADHGKAVLCEKPIEATQQRAEELVTATEDVPLMIAYRMQTDPQVRRLRELIADGAIGDPVVVHGHMGQQLLDVVSGSPDQWRLDPELAGYGATVMDLGIYPLNTARFVLDADPVSVTAQMHSENEAFRDVPDQHAAFTIQFDDGTYAACTASQNAYRSGQLRIVGTEGELRLEPTFLGESPQQLTLRSFDGRTAEIDDGRRDVFGDEMTEEFDYFADRVLREEPLSPDGEHALVDMRTLAAIYEAAETGREISVT; encoded by the coding sequence ATGGCGATCGACGACTATTTGCGGAGTCTGAGAGACCGAGACTGGCAACGGCTGGAGTCGGGGACGCTTCGCCTCGCCTTGGTCGGTCTCGGGTGGTGGACGCGCGAGCAGGCGATTCCGGCCATCGAGTCGGCAGCGTTCTGTGAGACGACCGTCGCAGTCAGCGATAGCCAGGAAAAAGCCGCGGACGTGGTGGCCGGGACGGATCGGTTGGAGACAGCGATCACCTACGAAGAGTTCGTGGCCGGCAACGCAACTGACGAGTACGACGCCGTTTACATCTGTACGCCAAACGCACGTCATCTACCGTACGCTGTGGCGGCTGCCGACCACGGGAAGGCAGTTCTCTGTGAGAAACCGATCGAAGCAACTCAGCAACGCGCCGAGGAACTCGTTACGGCCACAGAGGATGTTCCGCTGATGATCGCCTACCGGATGCAGACCGACCCGCAGGTGCGCCGGCTGCGCGAACTCATCGCGGATGGCGCTATCGGTGATCCAGTCGTCGTCCACGGCCATATGGGCCAACAGTTGCTCGATGTGGTGTCGGGATCGCCCGACCAGTGGCGTCTCGACCCGGAACTCGCTGGGTACGGCGCGACGGTGATGGATCTCGGTATCTACCCGCTCAACACCGCTCGGTTCGTCCTCGACGCCGATCCAGTGAGTGTGACTGCACAGATGCACTCGGAAAACGAGGCGTTTCGAGACGTACCCGACCAGCACGCCGCGTTTACGATACAGTTCGACGATGGGACGTATGCAGCCTGTACGGCCAGCCAGAACGCGTATCGCTCGGGACAGTTACGGATCGTCGGCACGGAGGGAGAGCTCCGACTCGAACCCACGTTCCTCGGCGAATCGCCCCAGCAGCTGACGCTTCGATCGTTCGATGGGAGAACGGCGGAGATAGACGACGGTCGTCGTGACGTGTTCGGTGATGAGATGACCGAGGAGTTCGACTATTTCGCCGACAGGGTTCTTCGTGAGGAACCGTTGTCACCCGACGGCGAGCACGCACTCGTGGACATGCGGACACTCGCAGCTATTTATGAAGCGGCCGAGACTGGCCGTGAAATCTCGGTGACGTAG
- a CDS encoding glycosyl hydrolase family 18 protein, with product MNDSRRDLLRKVSTLPMVLYGISSTAAAADCSDVSTWDATTAYAGGDRVVSGGALWEAQWWTRGNEPDESDDVWGKLGDCDGPGGGNASPTAAFTATPSSPSPGESVTLDASDATDSDGSIQSYEWTFGDDTTATGQSTDHTYAASGEYTITLTVTDDDGATDSTTQTVSVGDTTSEFKIIGYYPGWKSTSEYDYYPEDVPWDKLTDVKYAFLGVDAQNGIPTIMSDQDRKNLEAFKELKSGPASDTRIHVSIGGWADSKGFSEIAASQDTRQSFAQRSVEIVREYDLDGVDIDWEHPGSQQGNCQCGSNQDYETHIDLLKTLRDALDAAGSEDGRKYWLSVANGGSDWNTGGLRHGEIGEICDYAMIMAYDFTGSWMDVAGLNAPIYGDAHPTENAQYGQTYHNQYYVEYAVDTLWAGEHGETGYWPGQWEYPPAPPAEHDELVLGLPFYGRGFNGTELYGGYTGLPEGTWHHLLEDGAEPTGAFDFGDLEENYIDADGWERHYHQPGEVPYLINESENTLISYDDEQSIAEKVSFAKERGMQGVMFWDLAQDWNETLLDTINQTV from the coding sequence ATGAACGACTCACGACGCGACCTACTTCGGAAAGTATCGACGCTTCCCATGGTGTTGTACGGGATTAGCTCGACAGCAGCAGCAGCGGACTGTAGCGACGTCAGCACATGGGACGCCACGACGGCTTATGCCGGCGGTGATCGAGTGGTGTCCGGCGGTGCACTTTGGGAGGCCCAGTGGTGGACTCGTGGCAACGAACCGGATGAAAGCGACGATGTCTGGGGGAAACTCGGCGACTGTGACGGGCCCGGTGGTGGAAACGCTTCGCCGACGGCTGCGTTCACGGCCACGCCGTCGTCGCCCTCGCCGGGCGAGTCAGTCACCCTTGACGCCAGCGATGCGACCGATAGCGACGGATCGATTCAGTCATATGAATGGACGTTCGGCGACGATACCACTGCAACGGGGCAATCAACTGACCACACCTACGCCGCAAGCGGCGAGTACACCATTACCCTCACCGTTACTGACGACGATGGGGCGACCGATTCGACCACACAGACGGTGTCGGTCGGTGACACCACGAGCGAGTTCAAGATTATCGGCTACTATCCCGGCTGGAAATCCACATCTGAGTACGATTACTACCCAGAGGATGTTCCGTGGGACAAACTCACTGACGTGAAATACGCGTTCCTCGGCGTCGACGCCCAAAACGGGATCCCAACGATCATGAGCGACCAGGATCGGAAAAACCTCGAAGCGTTCAAGGAACTGAAGTCGGGACCGGCCTCCGATACGCGGATCCACGTTTCGATCGGGGGCTGGGCCGATTCGAAGGGTTTCAGCGAGATCGCTGCGAGTCAGGACACGCGCCAGAGCTTCGCACAGCGATCGGTCGAAATCGTACGTGAATACGATCTCGACGGTGTTGACATCGACTGGGAGCATCCCGGAAGCCAACAGGGCAACTGTCAATGTGGGAGCAACCAGGACTACGAGACCCACATCGATCTGCTGAAGACACTCCGGGACGCGCTCGATGCAGCCGGTTCGGAAGACGGGCGGAAGTACTGGTTATCCGTCGCCAACGGTGGGTCGGACTGGAACACTGGCGGACTTCGACACGGTGAGATCGGTGAAATCTGCGATTACGCGATGATCATGGCGTATGATTTCACTGGGTCGTGGATGGATGTTGCAGGACTGAACGCGCCGATTTACGGTGACGCTCACCCCACAGAGAACGCACAGTACGGGCAAACGTATCACAACCAGTACTACGTCGAATACGCTGTTGATACGTTGTGGGCCGGTGAGCACGGCGAGACTGGATACTGGCCGGGTCAATGGGAGTATCCACCAGCACCACCTGCTGAGCACGACGAGTTGGTGTTAGGGCTGCCGTTCTATGGCCGTGGTTTCAACGGGACTGAACTGTACGGAGGCTACACCGGGCTTCCGGAAGGAACGTGGCACCATCTGCTCGAAGACGGGGCAGAGCCGACAGGAGCCTTCGACTTCGGGGATCTCGAAGAGAACTACATCGACGCAGACGGCTGGGAGCGCCACTACCACCAGCCCGGTGAGGTACCGTACCTCATCAACGAATCGGAGAACACGCTCATCAGCTACGACGACGAACAGTCCATTGCGGAAAAGGTTTCCTTCGCCAAAGAACGAGGGATGCAGGGTGTGATGTTCTGGGATCTGGCCCAAGACTGGAACGAAACGCTCCTCGACACGATCAATCAAACCGTATAA
- the xacR gene encoding HTH-type transcriptional regulator XacR yields the protein MDAKYPVRTTEKTLALIEQLMEHGSCGVTELANGLDMGKSAVHNHLTTLQKHGYVQQSDDEYQLSLKFLEVGGRIRKSMELYQVAEPEVKSLAAETGELANILIEEQGMGVYLMRAKGADAVDLDTYAGLRTRLHTTALGKAILAHLPESRVDEILDQHGLSQKTPKSISTREELFQALGDIRERGYAIDDGERLEGLRCLGAPVRTSSGEVLGAISVSAPASRVSDEDLHGDLPEKVLSAANVIELNINY from the coding sequence ATGGACGCCAAATATCCGGTGCGGACCACGGAAAAAACGCTCGCTCTGATCGAACAGTTGATGGAGCACGGTTCCTGTGGGGTGACCGAACTGGCAAACGGGCTTGATATGGGTAAGAGCGCTGTCCACAATCATCTGACGACACTTCAAAAGCACGGGTACGTACAACAGAGCGACGACGAATATCAGCTCAGTTTGAAATTCCTCGAAGTCGGCGGCCGTATTCGTAAGTCGATGGAACTGTACCAGGTAGCCGAACCCGAAGTGAAGTCGTTGGCGGCCGAAACGGGTGAACTCGCTAATATTCTCATCGAGGAACAGGGGATGGGCGTTTACCTGATGCGGGCGAAAGGAGCTGATGCCGTGGATCTCGACACGTACGCTGGTCTCCGGACGCGTCTTCACACGACGGCACTCGGAAAAGCGATTCTCGCTCATCTTCCGGAATCACGGGTCGATGAGATCCTCGATCAACACGGTCTCTCACAGAAAACGCCTAAAAGTATCAGCACGCGTGAGGAGTTGTTTCAGGCGCTCGGTGACATCCGCGAGCGCGGATACGCTATCGACGATGGTGAGCGTCTCGAAGGGCTTCGGTGTCTCGGTGCTCCCGTCAGAACGTCCTCGGGAGAGGTGTTGGGTGCGATTAGCGTCTCGGCTCCCGCGAGTCGCGTTAGCGACGAGGACCTCCACGGCGATCTGCCCGAAAAGGTGCTTAGTGCTGCGAACGTGATCGAACTCAACATCAACTATTGA